One stretch of Miscanthus floridulus cultivar M001 chromosome 18, ASM1932011v1, whole genome shotgun sequence DNA includes these proteins:
- the LOC136520433 gene encoding probable CDP-diacylglycerol--inositol 3-phosphatidyltransferase 2 isoform X2 has product MPSVYLYIPNIIGYFRIIINFIAFAVCYSNRLLFAILYFFSFVLDGVDGWFARKFDQASTFGAVLDMVTDRVSTACLLALLSQCYRPGLVFLMLLGLDITSHWFQMYSSFLSGKTSHKDVKNTGNWLLKVYYEYRPFMAFCCVSCEVLYIILFLFADEKSTSLLSACRGVLKQGPLTVLVFISTLVGWAVKQVTNIIQMKTAADTCVEFDPKRSK; this is encoded by the exons ATGCCGTCAGTTTATCTGTACATCCCTAACATCATTG GGTATTTCAGGATCATCATAAATTTCATTGCATTTGCTGTTTGCTATTCCAACAGGCTCCTCTTTGCTATCCTGTACTTCTTCAG TTTTGTCCTGGATGGCGTGGATGGTTGGTTTGCACGGAAGTTTGATCAAG CATCAACATTCGGAGCTGTGTTGGACATGGTCACAGATAG GGTTAGCACTGCTTGTTTGTTGGCCCTTCTCTCACAGTGTTACAG ACCTggtttagttttcttgatgctgCTTGGGTTGGATATTACGAGCCACTGGTTTCAAATGTACAG TTCTTTCTTGTCAGGTAAGACTAGCCACAAGGATGTAAAGAACACAGGGAATTGGCTTCTGAAAGTATATTATGAGTATAGGCCATTTATGGCATTCTGTTGTGTTTCTTGTGAG GTTTTATATATTATCCTCTTTCTCTTTGCTGATGAGAAATCGACAAGCTTGCTTAGT GCATGCAGAGGTGTCCTGAAGCAAGGTCCCCTCACTGTCTTGGTGTTTATTTCAACTCTAGTTGGTTGGGCCGTGAAACAAGTTACCAACATCATCCAG ATGAAAACAGCTGCGGATACGTGTGTCGAGTTTGATCCGAAGCGCAGCAAGTGA
- the LOC136520433 gene encoding probable CDP-diacylglycerol--inositol 3-phosphatidyltransferase 2 isoform X1: protein MPQSSAEKMPSVYLYIPNIIGYFRIIINFIAFAVCYSNRLLFAILYFFSFVLDGVDGWFARKFDQASTFGAVLDMVTDRVSTACLLALLSQCYRPGLVFLMLLGLDITSHWFQMYSSFLSGKTSHKDVKNTGNWLLKVYYEYRPFMAFCCVSCEVLYIILFLFADEKSTSLLSACRGVLKQGPLTVLVFISTLVGWAVKQVTNIIQMKTAADTCVEFDPKRSK, encoded by the exons ATGCCACAGTCATCCGCAGAAAAAATGCCGTCAGTTTATCTGTACATCCCTAACATCATTG GGTATTTCAGGATCATCATAAATTTCATTGCATTTGCTGTTTGCTATTCCAACAGGCTCCTCTTTGCTATCCTGTACTTCTTCAG TTTTGTCCTGGATGGCGTGGATGGTTGGTTTGCACGGAAGTTTGATCAAG CATCAACATTCGGAGCTGTGTTGGACATGGTCACAGATAG GGTTAGCACTGCTTGTTTGTTGGCCCTTCTCTCACAGTGTTACAG ACCTggtttagttttcttgatgctgCTTGGGTTGGATATTACGAGCCACTGGTTTCAAATGTACAG TTCTTTCTTGTCAGGTAAGACTAGCCACAAGGATGTAAAGAACACAGGGAATTGGCTTCTGAAAGTATATTATGAGTATAGGCCATTTATGGCATTCTGTTGTGTTTCTTGTGAG GTTTTATATATTATCCTCTTTCTCTTTGCTGATGAGAAATCGACAAGCTTGCTTAGT GCATGCAGAGGTGTCCTGAAGCAAGGTCCCCTCACTGTCTTGGTGTTTATTTCAACTCTAGTTGGTTGGGCCGTGAAACAAGTTACCAACATCATCCAG ATGAAAACAGCTGCGGATACGTGTGTCGAGTTTGATCCGAAGCGCAGCAAGTGA
- the LOC136520433 gene encoding probable CDP-diacylglycerol--inositol 3-phosphatidyltransferase 2 isoform X3, translated as MAWMVGLHGSLIKFILFYQSASTFGAVLDMVTDRVSTACLLALLSQCYRPGLVFLMLLGLDITSHWFQMYSSFLSGKTSHKDVKNTGNWLLKVYYEYRPFMAFCCVSCEVLYIILFLFADEKSTSLLSACRGVLKQGPLTVLVFISTLVGWAVKQVTNIIQMKTAADTCVEFDPKRSK; from the exons ATGGCGTGGATGGTTGGTTTGCACGGAAGTTTGATCAAG TTTATCTTATTCTATCAATCAGCATCAACATTCGGAGCTGTGTTGGACATGGTCACAGATAG GGTTAGCACTGCTTGTTTGTTGGCCCTTCTCTCACAGTGTTACAG ACCTggtttagttttcttgatgctgCTTGGGTTGGATATTACGAGCCACTGGTTTCAAATGTACAG TTCTTTCTTGTCAGGTAAGACTAGCCACAAGGATGTAAAGAACACAGGGAATTGGCTTCTGAAAGTATATTATGAGTATAGGCCATTTATGGCATTCTGTTGTGTTTCTTGTGAG GTTTTATATATTATCCTCTTTCTCTTTGCTGATGAGAAATCGACAAGCTTGCTTAGT GCATGCAGAGGTGTCCTGAAGCAAGGTCCCCTCACTGTCTTGGTGTTTATTTCAACTCTAGTTGGTTGGGCCGTGAAACAAGTTACCAACATCATCCAG ATGAAAACAGCTGCGGATACGTGTGTCGAGTTTGATCCGAAGCGCAGCAAGTGA